Proteins found in one Plectropomus leopardus isolate mb chromosome 9, YSFRI_Pleo_2.0, whole genome shotgun sequence genomic segment:
- the n4bp3 gene encoding NEDD4-binding protein 3-A yields MATSVQTLPLTRGPNKNFRNPLPLSARCGMGSVGSLVERPDVSPTKGSRAVPQVRPKQTNGLLKKGFTQRELLNYLNITRKEPKASASSDGKKDVIPCLSPTSGREEDNLYAKVYHKDGTEVDLTKNSLPSGGKYEKARLRSAFKPVTPKNFSSMQNLYPSSKSEDVDHGLSNGLHRAYAHVPKAVSTSSSSSSPSRHDRPTSSGNKALSSVRGMSQEDDNLSDSGHNSMSSLPPYRPPFRPHLSHISASMGHINTIGSLDRTPLSPKAIGSGGVAMGEMACRSMATLSRLTPYGGEAPPPYEWTLSLSVEEVVRDLEERLVEKEHELKQMKRNLDESEGAIAQVFEGKQRLWEKEVEELKRLYATKLRQVSQHAQRSQRSLQLQLFKVQQEKNKLQEELDNLNKERSQEGEVMTKRTSPTLEETQWEVCQKSGEISLLKQQLRDSQAEVTQKLSEIFQLKTQLRETRTDLRNRESQIDALKLVLQGTQRRRCPSQTANEDGKGGEESASAGATGGCGGPTEERLRAELLLERRQCEAQAMAFEEERQTWQTEKDKVIRYQKELQASYLEMYHRNEALERELYQLRLGRERGGGEGGGGGGGGGSRNGTLEREVPELRSERTAEKQEERPSSGLPWIERIESSEI; encoded by the exons ATGGCAACCTCAGTTCAGACTCTTCCTCTGACCCGTGGCCCCAACAAAAACTTCCGTAACCCGTTGCCCCTCTCGGCCCGTTGCGGCATGGGAAGTGTAGGCAGTCTGGTGGAGAGGCCAGATGTGTCCCCGACTAAAGGCAGCCGCGCAGTGCCCCAGGTGAGACCCAAACAGACCAATGGCCTCCTGAAGAAAGGCTTTACCCAAAGAGAATTACTCAACTACCTCAACATAACCAG AAAAGAGCCTAAAGCAAGCGCGAGCAGTGACGGTAAGAAGGACGTTATCCCTTGCCTCAGCCCTACCAGTGGTCGTGAGGAGGACAACTTATACGCCAAAGTCTACCATAAAGACGGCACCGAAGTAGATTTGACAAAGAACTCACTTCCAAGTGGGGGCAAGTATGAAAAg GCTCGTTTAAGGTCTGCCTTTAAGCCTGTCACCCCCAAAAATTTCAGCTCAATGCAAAACCTCTATCCGTCATCCAAATCGGAGGATGTGGACCACGGCCTTTCCAATGGGCTGCACAGAGCCTATGCCCATGTCCCTAAGGCTGTCTCCACCTCGTCCTCATCTTCGTCACCCTCCCGTCATGACAGACCCACATCAAGTGGAAACAAG GCGCTTTCCTCGGTGCGTGGGATGAGCCAGGAGGATGATAACCTGTCAGACTCGGGCCATAACTCCATGAGCAGCCTGCCGCCATACCGGCCTCCGTTCCGCCCACACCTGTCTCACATCAG tgcaTCAATGGGCCACATCAACACCATTGGCTCCCTGGACCGCACCCCTCTGAGCCCAAAGGCTATAGGGTCAGGGGGCGTGGCCATGGGGGAGATGGCTTGTCGGAGCATGGCAACCCTGAGCCGTCTGACTCCATATGGAGGGGAGGCTCCACCTCCTTATGAATGGACACTGTCCCTGTCTGTTGAGGAAGTG GTCCGGGATCTGGAGGAGCGTCTGGTGGAGAAAGAACACGAGCTGAAACAGATGAAGAGAAACCTGGATGAAAGCGAGGGCGCCATCGCTCAG GTGTTTGAAGGAAAACAGCGTCTGTGGGAGAAGGAGGTTGAAGAGCTGAAACGCCTGTATGCCACTAAGCTGCGTCAGGTTTCCCAGCATGCCCAGCGGTCCCAGCGCAGCCTGCAGTTGCAGCTGTTCAAGGTGCAGCAGGAGAAGAACAAACTGCAAGAGGAGCTTGATAACCTGAATAAGGAAAGGAGCCAGGAGGGCGAAGTCATGACAAAGCGGACTAGTCCGACCCTGGAGGAGACGCAGTGGGAG GTTTGCCAGAAGTCAGGAGAGATCTCCTTGTTGAAGCAGCAGCTGAGGGACTCCCAGGCGGAGGTGACCCAGAAGCTGAGTGAGATCTTCCAGCTGAAGACACAGCTCAGGGAGACACGCACAGATCTGCGCAACAGGGAGAGCCAGATAGACGCACTGAAGCTCGTCCTGCAGGGGACACAGCGTCGCAGATGTCCCTCTCAGACTGCTAACGAAGACGGAAAAGGAGGTGAAGAGAGTGCTTCAGCTGGGGCAACAG GAGGGTGCGGGGGCCCTACAGAGGAGCGTCTACGAGCAGAGCTCCTGCTGGAGCGACGCCAGTGCGAGGCCCAGGCCATGGCTTttgaggaggagaggcagacgTGGCAGACAGAAAAGGACAAGGTCATCCGCTACCAGAAGGAGCTGCAGGCCAGCTACTTAGAGATGTACCACCGCAATGAAGCGCTGGAGAGGGAACTGTACCAGCTGAGGCTAGgcagagagcgaggaggaggggaaggagggggaggaggaggaggaggagggagcagaaATGGGACATTGGAAAGAGAAGTGCCAGAGCTGAGGAGTGAGAGAACGGCtgaaaaacaagaggagagacCTTCCTCTGGTTTGCCGTGGATAGAGAGGATTGAATCATCTGAAATTTAA
- the rmnd5b gene encoding E3 ubiquitin-protein transferase RMND5B yields the protein MEQCACVERELEKVLHRFVMYGHQSEERLDELLRSVCEIRGQLVAFGVQDADLSVLSQTMAQCCKNIKETVQMLASRHKDIHGSVSKVGKAIDRNFDAEISAVVAETVWDTPERQKYLSETIVEHLYRQGMLSVAEDLCQESGVVIDMSMKQPFLELNRILEALRMQDLRPALEWAVTNRQRLLDLNSSLEFKLHRLYFISLLSGGIGNQMEALQYARHFQPFASQHQRDIQILMGSLVYLRHGIENSPYRSLLETNQWAEICNIFTRDACALLGLSVESPLSVSFASGCMALPVLMNIKQVIEQRQCSGVWTHKDELPIEIDLGKKCWYHSVFACPILRQQTSESNPPMKLICGHVISRDALNKLTNAGKLKCPYCPMEQNPSHAKQIYF from the exons ATGGaacagtgtgcgtgtgttgaGCGGGAGCTGGAGAAAGTGCTTCATCGCTTTGTAATGTATGGCCACCAGTCTGAGGAGAGGCTAGACGAGCTCCTGCGCAGTGTCTGCGAAATCCGAGGACAGCTGGTTGCTTTTG GAGTACAAGATGCAGACTTATCAGTCCTATCTCAGACTATGGCGCAGTGTTGTAAGAATATCAAAGAAACGGTGCAGATGCTAGCCTCCCGACATAAGGACATCCATGGCAGTGTGTCAAAAGTGGGCAAAGCAATTGACAGG AATTTTGATGCAGAGATCAGCGCTGTGGTGGCAGAGACAGTGTGGGACACcccagagagacagaaataccTGAGTGAGACGATTGTGGAGCACTTGTACAGACAAGGGATGCTCAGTGTAGCAGAGGATCTTTGTCAG GAGTCTGGTGTAGTTATAGATATGAGTATGAAGCAGCCTTTCCTGGAGCTGAACAGAATCCTTGAAGCTCTGAGGATGCAGGACCTCAGGCCGGCACTaga GTGGGCTGTGACGAATCGGCAGCGccttttggacctgaacagcaGTTTAGAGTTCAAGTTGCACCGCTTGTACTTCATCAGTCTGCTTAGTGGGGGAATTGGCAACCAAATGGAGGCCCTGCAGTATGCCAGACACTTCCAGCCCTTCGCCTCTCAGCACCAGAGAg ATATTCAGATCCTGATGGGCAGTCTGGTGTACCTGCGTCATGGCATCGAGAACTCTCCGTACCGCAGTCTGCTGGAGACAAATCAATGGGCTGAGATCTGTAACATCTTCACCAGGGATGCCTGCGCTTTACTCGGCCTCTCTGTAGAGTCTCCACTCAGTGTTAG tTTTGCATCAGGCTGTATGGCCTTGCCAGTACTGATGAACATCAAGCAGGTGATAGAGCAGAGACAGTGCAGCGGTGTCTGGACACACAAAGATGAGCTTCCT ATTGAAATCGACCTTGGGAAGAAATGCTGGTACCACTCTGTGTTTGCCTGCCCGATCCTCAGGCAGCAAACATCAGAGAGCAATCCTCCCATGAAGCTCATCTGCGGCCACGTCATCTCCAGAGACGCCCTCAACAAACTGACTAATGCTGGGAA GTTGAAATGTCCGTACTGCCCCATGGAGCAGAATCCGTCACATGCCAAGCAGATCTACTTTTGA